The following nucleotide sequence is from Triticum dicoccoides isolate Atlit2015 ecotype Zavitan chromosome 7B, WEW_v2.0, whole genome shotgun sequence.
TAGCCGCTTCGCTTGAGCACCCGTTCCCCATGGTAAGCGAGGCCCGGTGCAAGGAGGTGGCAGCGGGAGAGGCAACATTCAGAGTGATCTTGATGGCAAATTGCAAAACTAGTCTGGATGCCTTCGTCTTCTCCTCAAGCACTGGGCAATGGGAAGCCGCTGCGTCCAAGGGTTGGAGTGATTTGGCCCTTAGCGAAGGTGACATGGCCAAGATGTCATGGGTCCACCCTTATATTCTCAGGCGCCATTATGCTTATGGCTGCTTCTACTGGGATTGGGTGGAATTTGGGAGGAAAAAATTGCTCTTGCTTGACACCAGGAGCAGGAAGATGGAGTTCTCCATTGCTGACCTCCCGCCTGGAGAATGGAGCAGGAAAGGAGGAATAGCCATTGTGGAGGCAGGGGAAGGGAAGCTTGGGATGTTTGCTTTCCATGGTGAAACTTCATCCGATCTCAGCTATACCATTGCACGGAACAAAGGCAAGAGTCCCAGCCAGTGACAAATGGAGAAGACAATCTCACTAGATTCTGGGTACAGATATTTTATGAGAGATGCAACACAGAGGTACTTGGTCTTCACAAGGAGAGAAGCCTCATCTCTAGAGAATCCACTTGCTGGATATTTCTCAATGGATGTCAAGACGTTCCAGCTACAAAGGCTTTATGATGATCCACAATATTTTATATATCGGACACACACATATATCAACTTCCCACCATCATTCATGTCTTCATGTAGATTATGAAGTGGTAAAGTTTCTATTGCTTCCAAGTTATCTCTTTCGCTTCATTAGTATCACATGACTTGTCTATTGCTTCATGTTCATTATGGCAATTGCTAATTCTTGTTTGATTTAGTAGCGTTTCATTTCTGTACTCATGGGAAAACTAAGAAAGCTCAGGAACATAATTGTGTTTCTTGTCTTGTTTGTTACGATCGCCTTTTAAAGAGAATGGGGCTAGTAAGAGAAGTGATCTTGTACACTATGAGTAGCTTATGCATGAGTCCTGATGGAATCACTAAAAACATCAGGCCATTATAATTATTTCCCAGTAGTAGTTTTGATGATCAAGATAAAGTAGAAGGAATACAACTTTATATCCAGTTTACCTTGGATTGTTTCACCTCAAGAAATTCATTCAAGCCAAAGACATCCCATTTTGTACACTTATATTTTTGATAGATGTAAGGAGGCAGAAAAGTTCTCTTTTAGTCATCTTCAGATGTAGAAGTTTATCTTGCGATGCTGTTTCCAAATAACATGCATAACTAGCACGGTCACAGATAAGATCCTGAGTCACTGCTCTAAATAAGAAGAGCTTGTGCTCACAGGTAACTGAAATGTTATGCCGTGATGTTGTTTTATCTGAATCAACCTCATAAGATGGAAGGGAGTGCTTATCAGCACGGGCAACTGAAATTGTTCTTATTGCAGTAAATGTCTCCACCACTCTTAGATCCTCAGTATCATAGTTGTGCTCTGAATGTCCAAGCAAATCATATTGGTTGAGATGATTGACTGAAACTTAGTGCTTGCAGGTGATTGTCTTGTTTCTCGCTACCAACACCCTCAGTTCCTTTATTTTCCTTGGCTAGAAGTTTGTTATATTGAAAGTGTGTGCCTAGGCAGTAAATGAACTCCTGCAAAAACCAATTCTGTATGCGTTTTTCAGGACTGAATTCCTTTTTGGTCATGTGCCTCTGTCCGGCAGGGTATCCCAACTTTTATTGATGCTAAGCACACTTAAGTGAGTGTTTGCAGTCACATGTTTCAGATTCAGTTGAGATCAATATTATGCTATTCTGCCTTTTCCAGTGATACTGCCTACCTAAGTCCATAAATTTTGTTCTTTTAATCTTGTACAACTCTTGAACTAACATGCACAAATTGAGTGGAAAGTCTTCTTGTGTGGTCTGAgctttttgttgtcttgtttgtccAGATTGAATGGAGTCGTTATGAGATCAGCGTTCTGGGTTCAAAGCGACCGCGGTTTCGGTGGCGTGGAGTTGACATGGATGTGTTCACCTTGCTGacaagacactagtagaaaaagggtcaaacgtgtggctaacctttagcaccggttcgtggcacgaaccggtactaatgagagtggtggcaggatgttgtcagtctgggccccctccagcacctttagtaccggttcttggcacgaaccggtactaaaggtcgtcctacataaacccttcgtccacccgagctcgctctgttcttcccctttcccctctcctctctgttcttcccctcttcctctcgagctcatcacacattttgcccaaaatttgtcaagatttgaaggcccccatccattcaaatgatcacaaaagttagcaactttgtcctttcatctctcattgctagattagctcttgcaatgctttatatagttattaatttatgagtttagtaatttggaaggaaatatatatatgtgctagtatttgatttatatgcaatttgaggttaaaataacacttagtttgcatatgtaggtgtggtttacttagtgccttctaaatctccgtcgtaaccaccgtcgatcgcccgcaccgtcccgtcgccggaaccaccttgtggtgagcctcttgttcatgaaattttatataaaaaattgatgtttgtgtgattttgatatatagttactcgtataataattatcttacccgtacgttatttgttatacatagtgccatggttttgatatccgtccccgtcggccctcgtccttgttatgattcggatgtggtatattctcttttaaaactatttgttgcatttcgtgtttatgacaaattatgcccatcaagtttacatagatatttttatctaggaggtatgtgaaccggaaattccaatcgatcctattgtcgagaggttaaatttagttgaaagagaaaacgagtacttgaaagaaaaattgaaaagaattaagggggagaagatggaattggagttgcatgttgccgatgtcgtcgatgaacacaagatcaagaaggagaaaatgcgcttgaagattagaaagattagaaaatatgccatcgatagtgaggcttggtatcattatgctgttggatcaattgttaccttagttgcgatcttgatcgcatttgttgttgcatttaaatgctttagctagagagttatttgtttgttgcatttaagtgttgtatgaactttatgtatgaacttgtattaatttggtctattcggtgttgtgtaatgaagatgagccagcaatggatgtacgatgaccgatgctctccccagttcgttgagggcgtgcatacttttctgcttgcggctgaggcaaacaagcgggcggatggttttatgccttgtccatgtgctagctgtaagaatggtcgcaattactctacatcaagaaccattcacgtccacctgtttgagtttgatttcatgccccactataatgtttggaccaagcacggagaaagaggggttatgatggaagacaatgaagaagaagaggacgacgacagctatcctggccatgggttccttgaatacgatgatacaacaatgggggaagaagctgagccggtaatgcaggaagaagctgagccggcaatgcgggaagaagctgaagaagaggcatcagatgagcccgttgatgatctaggtcgggccattgccgatgcaaagagaaactgcgcaagtgatttggagaagaagttgcagcgcatgttagaggatcacaaaaaattgttgtacccgaattgcgtaggtgacaagaaaaagctgggcaccacactggaattgctgcaatggaaggcagagaatggtgtatctgacaagggatttggaaagttgctggtaatgataaaggatatgcttccaaaggacaacgaattgcccgagagtatgtacgaagcaaagaaggctgtctgccctctagggttagaggtgcagaagatacatgcatgccctaatgattgcatcctctaccgcggtgagtacgaggatttgaacgcttgcccggtatgtggtgcattgcgctataagatcagccgcgatgagcatggtgatgtcgagggcgagcgccccaggaagaagattcctgccaaggtgatgtgttattctcctataataccacagttgaaacgtttgttccaaaacaaagagcatgacaaggcgatgcgatggcacagagaagaccgtaagaaagacggaaagttgagagtacccgctgacgggtcgcagtggagaaaaatcgaaagaaagtatgggaaggagtttgcagatgacacaaggagcatatggtttggtctaaccgcagatgacattaatccttttggggagcagagcaacaaccatagcacctggcatgtgactctatgtttgtataaccttcctccttggttgtgcatgaagcggaagttcattatgatgccagtgctcatccaaggccctaaacaacccggcaacgacattgatgtgtacttaaggccattagttgaagaactcttacaactgtggaatggaacaggtgtacgtgcatgggatgagcacaaacaggaagaatttgacctaaaggcattgctgttcgtgaccatcaatgattggcctgctctcagtaacctttcaggacaaacaaacaagggataccacggatgcacacactatttggatgataccgacagtatatatttgaaaagttgtaagaagaatgtgtacctgggacat
It contains:
- the LOC119340339 gene encoding uncharacterized protein LOC119340339 yields the protein MASPLSEIPDHLLAEIFLRLPNPEDLVRASVACVSFHRLATDGSFLRRFRRLHAPPVLGFLWAGGMFYPTLPPHPSAPAARALDLAADFYFTFIPSYYRWTVQDIRDGRVLLEGDIEKDERPPVFKDLAVCDPLHLRYVLLPPLPHDLAASLEHPFPMVSEARCKEVAAGEATFRVILMANCKTSLDAFVFSSSTGQWEAAASKGWSDLALSEGDMAKMSWVHPYILRRHYAYGCFYWDWVEFGRKKLLLLDTRSRKMEFSIADLPPGEWSRKGGIAIVEAGEGKLGMFAFHGETSSDLSYTIARNKGKSPSQ